The proteins below are encoded in one region of Diceros bicornis minor isolate mBicDic1 chromosome 14, mDicBic1.mat.cur, whole genome shotgun sequence:
- the ELOVL2 gene encoding elongation of very long chain fatty acids protein 2 yields the protein MEHLKAFDDEINAFLDTMFGPRDSRVRGWFMLDSYLPTFFLTVIYLLSIWLGNKCMRNRPALSLRGTLTLYNLGITLLSLYMLVELILSSWEGGYNLQCQDLASAGEADIRVAKVLWWYYFSKLIEFLDTIFFVLRKKTGQITFLHVYHHASMFNIWWCVLNWIPCGQSFFGPTLNSFIHILMYSYYGLSVFPSMHKYLWWKKYLTQAQLVQFVLTITHTMSAVVKPCGFPFGCLIFQSSYMLTLVILFLNFYVQTYRKKPMKKGMEEPPAGKEVKNGFSKAYFTAANGVINKKAQ from the exons gagCATCTAAAGGCCTTTGATGATGAAATCAATGCTTTTTTGGACACTATGTTTGGACCTCGAG ATTCTCGAGTCAGAGGATGGTTCATGTTGGACTCTTACCTTCCTACCTTTTTTCTTACTGTCATATATCTGCTTTCAATATGGCTGGGTAACAAATGTATGAGGAACAGACCTGCTCTTTCCCTCAGGGGTACCCTCACGTTGTATAATCTCGGAATCACTCTTCTCTCCCTATATATGCTGGTAGAG CTTATTCTCTCCAGTTGGGAAGGAGGCTACAACTTACAGTGTCAAGATCTTGCCAGTGCAGGGGAAGCCGATATTCGG GTCGCCAAGGTGCTATGGTGGTACTACTTCTCCAAATTAATAGAGTTCCTGGAcacaattttctttgttttgcggAAAAAAACCGGTCAGATTACTTTTCTTCATGTATACCATCATGCCTCTATGTTCAACATCTGGTGGTGTGTTTTGAACTGGATACCTTGTGGGCAAA GTTTCTTTGGACCCACACTGAACAGTTTTATCCACATTCTCATGTACTCCTACTACGGCCTTTCTGTGTTTCCCTCGATGCACAAGTACCTTTGGTGGAAGAAGTACCTCACACAGGCTCAGCTG GTGCAGTTCGTGCTCACCATCACGCACACCATGAGTGCTGTCGTGAAACCGTGCGGCTTCCCCTTCGGCTGTCTCATCTTCCAGTCTTCGTACATGCTTACATTAGTcatcctatttttaaatttttatgttcaG ACATACCGAAAAAAGCCAATGAAGAAAGGTATGGAAGAGCCACCTGCAGGAAAAGAAGTGAAGAATGGTTTTTCCAAAGCCTACTTCACTGCAGCTAACGGAGTGATAAACAAGAAAGCCCAGTAG